The region GGGGCATATACAGGGGCCGATAGGAGGTATTTAGGCAGCTGCGAGAGAGCCAATGGCGGCACTCTATTTCTGGATGAAATATGCGAGATGGATCCCCTTCTGCAGGTCAAGTTGCTGAGATTTCTTCAGGAACGGAGTTTTTCTCGTATCGGGGGGAACGAACAGATCACAGTCGATGTTAGGATAATCGCGGCCACGAACAGGGATATGGCGGAAGAGGTGAGATCGGGAAGATTCCGCGAGGATCTCTTCTACCGGCTGAACGTGGTGCCTATCAACATTCCGCCGCTCCGGGAAAGGCCGGAGGATATACCGATTTTGGCGAAGCACTTTCTCGACAAATATTCATCCAAAAATGAAAAGATATTCGTCGATTTCGCCCCCGCCGCCCTCGATGCCCTTATGAATTACGATTGGCCGGGCAACGTCAGGGAGCTCGAAAATGTGATAGAGAGGGTGGTCGTTCTAAACAACGACAGCAGGGTCAAGCTGGCCCATCTTCCCAAACAGTTTCACAGGGAGGAGAGTAAACCACACATTTCCAACTACCCGGAACCTTCCATGGCCCCACTTGACGGGCAGAAAATTCTACCATTGGAGCAGGTGGAGAAGTATGCTATAGAGACCGCCCTCAGGAGATGCTTGGGGAATGTGAGCGAGGCCGCCCGCAAATTGAAAATAGGGCAGGCAACTCTTTACAGGAAAATAAAGCAATACGAGCTGAAATGATTTCATCACAGTCTGCAAATGGAGGTTGATAAGATGAATATCGAAGTGAAGCAAAACGGCATGGTTCAGGTTCTACAGTGCGGCGGAAGCCTCGACGCTGACTCGGTCGCCGGTTTTAAAAAGGTAGCCTACGACCTGGTCAAGGGGGGATCCAAACAGTTCGTCATAGACTGCAGTTCCCTCAATTTTATAGATTCGATGGGGCTTGGGGTTCTCATATCCCTTTTAAGGAGGGTGCGCCAACAGCAGGGCGATGTCAAAGTGGCCGGGCTTAATGAGGATGTTAAGACGATCTTCGAGATTACCAGGCTTCACAGGCTTTTCGACGTGTGCAGCGATTCCGACGCTGCTGTCCGCAAGTTCGACGAGATGAAATGAGGTTTGTTTCCAATGCCGTTTTCATGCGAGCTGACAATACCGAGCGAAACTTCGAAGCTTGCTCCTTTACGCGAATGGCTGGCTTCAGTCCAAGGTCTCGTAGGCGAAGAGCTCTTCCCAAAGAGAGCCCTCTTCCCTTGCACCATCGCTTTGGTGGAGGCGGTGGACAACGCCATCTTTCATGCGCATGATGAAAATGGCGAGAAGCCAATAAGCATATCCCTCCGTTTGAACGGGAAGGGAATAACGATGGATATCGGCGACTGCGGATGCGGGATGAAAAATGTGGCTGCCGATATTCCGGATGAGATGTCCGATCGTGGCAGAGGGCTCTTTCTGATGAACCGGCTTATGACCAGGGTCGAAAGTTTAGTTATCGACGGAAATCACAGGATAAGGATGGAATACGAGATATGAATGAACATTCCAGTACGACATCGCTTGAGGCGGTTCACTCGTTGAGTGTGGCTATAGCAACCGCGGCTGATGCGGGTAAGATCTACGACCTGATTCTCGATGTCGTCGTGAAAACCCTTGGGGTCGAGCGCGCTTCGATAATGAGATACGATTCCTCGATCGGCGCACTGCGCATAGTAGCTGCAAGAGGGATCTCACCTGAAATAGTGAAAAACGCATTGGTAAAAGTTGGCGAGGGGATTTCCGGTAAGGTCTTCGTCAGCAACGAGCCGCTTCTTATCAAGGAGATCAAAGCAGAGGAGGCTGGGCCGGGCAAAGGGCAGTACCGGACGAAATCTCTGATATCCGCTCCGGTCACGTGCTTTCCCATGAAGGTAGGCAAAGATGCCTTTGGAGTCATAAATGTCACGGATCGCAGCGACGGCAGCCCTTTCACGGAGTCGGATTTGAAACTCCTCACCACCCTGGCGAATCAGGCCGCGGCCTATCTTCATATAGAGCAGCTCATGGAGGAACGCCAGGCCAACGAACGCCTGAAGCAGCAACTCGAGATAGCGAGGCAGATACAGTATAGGCTCGTA is a window of Myxococcales bacterium DNA encoding:
- a CDS encoding sigma-54-dependent Fis family transcriptional regulator: MDKCRVMVIHDERKLSPAIEKLFRDTNWRTVMIPTRKTDWQGQVDSVDCAVIVFENPDSSGAAKLVKGIVELNDNLPVVVLTRSKSPESAVGAMKAGAYDYLFYPGDVDKLQNVVQNAVRMYDLTKRVYFLESQFGIATGLGDIIGQSPQMQEIFGMIRMVAKSNATVLVTGASGTGKELVAQAIHRMSDRGGKKFLDINCGAIPRELLENELFGHEKGAYTGADRRYLGSCERANGGTLFLDEICEMDPLLQVKLLRFLQERSFSRIGGNEQITVDVRIIAATNRDMAEEVRSGRFREDLFYRLNVVPINIPPLRERPEDIPILAKHFLDKYSSKNEKIFVDFAPAALDALMNYDWPGNVRELENVIERVVVLNNDSRVKLAHLPKQFHREESKPHISNYPEPSMAPLDGQKILPLEQVEKYAIETALRRCLGNVSEAARKLKIGQATLYRKIKQYELK
- a CDS encoding ATP-binding protein — protein: MPFSCELTIPSETSKLAPLREWLASVQGLVGEELFPKRALFPCTIALVEAVDNAIFHAHDENGEKPISISLRLNGKGITMDIGDCGCGMKNVAADIPDEMSDRGRGLFLMNRLMTRVESLVIDGNHRIRMEYEI
- a CDS encoding STAS domain-containing protein, with translation MNIEVKQNGMVQVLQCGGSLDADSVAGFKKVAYDLVKGGSKQFVIDCSSLNFIDSMGLGVLISLLRRVRQQQGDVKVAGLNEDVKTIFEITRLHRLFDVCSDSDAAVRKFDEMK